A genomic region of Lachnoclostridium edouardi contains the following coding sequences:
- a CDS encoding RNA polymerase sigma factor, whose amino-acid sequence MDDTEIKIIRQMQQGDEQAFSWLYHKYQGKVFRMAYLLSGNKTDSEDILQETFVKCYIYRKKLREAERFESWLIQTMTRTAWRYLKKQRKEQPAEEIWETKENQPSEIEILNQVLTQEENKLLYEAVARLEVKQRTVVVLYYFNQMTAKEISKAIGCMEGTVKSRLYAARRNLRLLLEGQEKEDFYERRTV is encoded by the coding sequence ATGGACGACACAGAAATAAAAATAATCAGACAGATGCAGCAGGGAGATGAACAGGCATTTTCCTGGCTGTACCACAAATATCAGGGAAAAGTGTTTCGGATGGCTTATCTGCTTTCCGGAAACAAAACTGACAGTGAAGATATTCTGCAGGAAACCTTTGTCAAATGTTATATCTACAGAAAAAAATTAAGGGAGGCAGAGCGGTTTGAAAGCTGGCTGATTCAAACTATGACCAGAACTGCCTGGCGCTATTTGAAAAAACAGAGAAAAGAACAGCCGGCAGAGGAAATCTGGGAGACAAAAGAAAATCAGCCGTCTGAAATAGAAATTTTAAACCAGGTTCTTACCCAGGAGGAAAATAAACTGCTTTATGAAGCAGTGGCCCGGCTGGAGGTAAAACAGAGAACAGTAGTTGTGCTTTATTATTTTAATCAGATGACTGCAAAGGAAATCAGCAAGGCCATAGGATGTATGGAAGGAACTGTAAAATCCAGACTTTACGCTGCCAGAAGAAATTTAAGGCTGCTGTTAGAGGGACAGGAAAAGGAGGATTTCTATGAGAGAAGAACAGTTTGA
- a CDS encoding manganese efflux pump MntP, with translation MSIFTLFVLAVGLSMDAFAVSICKGLAMKTVSLKRMAVVGLWFGGFQAMMPLAGYFLGSQFKNQISAIDHWIAFVLLGIIGINMIREALGAEEECENGPDASLAVRDMFLLAVATSIDALAVGVTFAFLDVKIGPAVAFIGVVTCILSGAGVKTGNVFGARYESKAELAGGIILVCLGVKILLEHIGIF, from the coding sequence ATGAGTATTTTCACATTATTTGTTTTGGCCGTAGGGCTTTCTATGGACGCCTTTGCCGTATCTATCTGCAAAGGTTTGGCTATGAAAACAGTGAGCTTAAAAAGAATGGCTGTGGTAGGCTTGTGGTTTGGCGGCTTTCAGGCCATGATGCCCTTAGCCGGATACTTTTTGGGAAGCCAGTTTAAAAACCAGATTTCTGCTATTGATCACTGGATTGCATTTGTGCTTTTAGGGATTATTGGCATTAATATGATCAGGGAAGCCCTGGGGGCGGAAGAGGAATGTGAAAATGGGCCGGATGCCTCCCTGGCAGTGAGAGATATGTTTCTGCTGGCTGTGGCCACCAGCATCGACGCTTTGGCGGTGGGAGTTACATTTGCCTTTTTGGATGTGAAAATCGGCCCGGCAGTGGCATTTATAGGAGTTGTCACATGTATTTTGTCAGGAGCAGGAGTAAAAACAGGCAATGTTTTCGGCGCCCGCTATGAGTCTAAGGCAGAGCTGGCCGGAGGCATAATACTAGTCTGTCTGGGAGTGAAAATTCTCCTGGAGCATATAGGAATATTTTAA
- a CDS encoding ABC transporter ATP-binding protein, translated as MLEINHIEKFYNAGTVNEMCLFHDFSLTIGDHEFVSVVGSNGSGKTSLLNIICGSIPLDGGRLVMNNTDITKMPEYKRQRKIGRVYQNPAMGTCPDMTILENMSLADNKGKPFNLLPGTNKQRIEFYRDQLRSLGLGLEDKLHVKVGVLSGGQRQAMALLMSTMTPIEFLILDEHTAALDPKTAETIMELTDKIVKEKNLTTIMVTHNLRYAVEYGNRLLMMHQGQAIIDKKGPEKAAVQIDDILDMFNEISIECGN; from the coding sequence ATGCTTGAAATCAATCATATTGAAAAGTTTTATAATGCAGGAACTGTAAATGAAATGTGTTTATTTCACGATTTTTCTCTTACCATTGGAGATCACGAGTTTGTATCTGTAGTAGGCAGCAACGGTTCCGGAAAAACCTCTCTTTTAAATATTATCTGCGGCAGCATTCCCTTAGACGGCGGCCGTCTTGTAATGAACAATACAGATATTACAAAAATGCCTGAATATAAAAGGCAGAGAAAAATAGGACGCGTTTATCAGAACCCTGCTATGGGCACCTGCCCTGACATGACTATTTTGGAAAATATGTCCCTGGCAGATAATAAGGGAAAGCCTTTTAATTTGCTGCCAGGCACTAACAAACAGAGAATCGAGTTTTACAGAGATCAGCTTAGATCCTTAGGATTAGGACTGGAGGATAAACTCCACGTAAAGGTAGGCGTTTTGTCAGGAGGACAGCGTCAGGCTATGGCTCTTCTCATGTCCACTATGACGCCTATTGAATTTTTAATTTTAGATGAGCACACAGCCGCCCTAGATCCTAAAACAGCTGAAACTATTATGGAGCTTACTGACAAAATAGTAAAAGAAAAAAATCTGACAACCATTATGGTTACTCACAATTTAAGATACGCAGTAGAGTATGGAAACCGGCTTCTGATGATGCATCAGGGCCAGGCAATTATAGATAAAAAAGGACCGGAAAAAGCCGCTGTTCAAATCGACGATATTTTAGATATGTTTAATGAAATCAGTATAGAATGCGGAAACTAA
- a CDS encoding ABC transporter permease: MMQILLGILEEGLVYAIMALGVYITYKILDFPDLSVDSTFPLGAALTATLILADVPPFATLFLSFLAGAAAGCVTGFIHVKLKVRDLLSGIIVMTGLYSVNLRIASGRANLPIFSKDTIFENQWLASLPQSISPYMIVIILFAIILVCKILLDLYLKTRSGFLLRAVGDNDVIVTSLAKDKGMVKIVGLAIANGFAALAGCIYCQHKSGFEISMGTGTMVIGLASVIMGTQLFSHMTFIKATTAVIIGSILYKACISIAISLGLEAFDLKLITAILFLVILVISNTSKRKVKNHA, from the coding sequence ATCATGCAGATACTTCTAGGTATTTTAGAGGAAGGCCTGGTTTATGCCATTATGGCTCTGGGCGTATATATTACTTATAAAATTCTGGATTTTCCGGATTTGTCAGTGGACAGCACTTTTCCTTTGGGGGCCGCTTTGACGGCCACCCTGATTTTAGCCGACGTTCCACCTTTTGCCACTTTATTTTTATCATTTTTGGCAGGGGCGGCGGCAGGCTGCGTCACAGGCTTTATCCATGTAAAATTAAAGGTTCGGGATCTTCTTTCCGGAATTATCGTTATGACCGGCCTCTATTCTGTTAATTTAAGAATTGCCAGCGGACGGGCCAATCTTCCTATTTTCAGTAAGGATACTATTTTTGAAAATCAATGGCTGGCCTCTCTGCCTCAGTCTATCAGCCCATATATGATTGTAATTATTTTATTTGCAATTATTCTGGTCTGCAAAATTCTTTTAGATCTTTATTTAAAAACACGGTCCGGCTTTTTGTTAAGAGCTGTAGGCGACAATGATGTGATTGTAACATCCTTGGCTAAGGATAAGGGCATGGTGAAAATCGTAGGTCTGGCCATTGCCAACGGCTTTGCCGCATTGGCGGGATGTATTTACTGCCAGCACAAATCCGGATTTGAAATTTCCATGGGCACAGGCACTATGGTAATTGGATTGGCCAGCGTAATTATGGGAACACAGCTGTTTTCCCATATGACCTTTATAAAAGCTACCACAGCAGTGATTATTGGCTCCATCCTTTATAAGGCATGTATTTCTATTGCTATTTCTTTAGGGCTGGAGGCATTTGATCTGAAGCTGATTACTGCCATTCTCTTCCTGGTGATTCTTGTCATCAGCAATACCAGCAAAAGGAAGGTGAAAAACCATGCTTGA
- a CDS encoding ABC transporter substrate-binding protein, which produces MKKAMTALLVTAMAASILAGCGGKQASSESSEVSSQTQASDTQGSSEGDSSSEDQSQEAASGSYTIGIGQFAVHGSLDNCREGFLQGLAEEGLIEGQNLTVIYENSQADPSIAAQIASNFAAQDVDLMCGIATPIAQNEYNVGRKNNIPVIYTAITDPVAAELANADGTPVGEVTGTSDKLPVKQQLEMIRAILPEAKSIGILYTTSEVNSLSTIEEYKTLAPEYGFEIVEGGVSATSDIPLATDRLLEKVDCLSNLTDNTVVSSLPSILNKANKKNIPVFGSEIEQVKIGCLAAMGLDYVALGNQTGKMAAKVLKGEAKASEMNYETITEAAFYGNSQVAEDLGISLPDDLVSSAKEMFSSIEAAN; this is translated from the coding sequence ATGAAAAAAGCAATGACAGCATTATTAGTAACAGCTATGGCAGCATCTATTTTGGCAGGCTGCGGAGGAAAACAGGCTTCTTCTGAAAGCTCAGAAGTTTCTTCTCAGACACAGGCTTCTGATACACAGGGTTCTTCAGAGGGCGATTCTTCATCTGAGGATCAGTCTCAGGAAGCAGCTTCCGGCTCCTACACAATTGGCATCGGACAGTTTGCAGTACACGGCTCCTTAGACAACTGCAGGGAGGGCTTTTTACAGGGTCTTGCAGAGGAAGGACTGATTGAAGGCCAGAACTTAACTGTTATATATGAAAATTCCCAGGCAGATCCCAGCATTGCGGCCCAGATTGCAAGCAATTTCGCGGCGCAGGATGTGGATTTAATGTGCGGAATCGCCACTCCTATTGCTCAGAATGAATATAATGTAGGCAGAAAAAATAATATTCCTGTTATTTATACAGCCATCACTGATCCGGTTGCCGCTGAACTGGCAAATGCAGACGGAACTCCAGTAGGCGAGGTTACAGGAACAAGCGATAAGCTGCCTGTAAAACAGCAGCTGGAAATGATCAGAGCCATTCTTCCAGAAGCAAAATCTATTGGAATTCTTTACACCACCAGCGAGGTAAATTCTCTTTCAACAATTGAAGAATATAAAACTTTAGCTCCTGAATATGGCTTTGAAATTGTAGAAGGCGGCGTGTCTGCCACCTCAGATATTCCTCTGGCAACTGACAGACTTTTAGAGAAGGTAGATTGTCTCAGCAACCTGACAGATAATACTGTAGTTTCTTCCCTTCCTTCTATTCTTAACAAGGCAAATAAAAAGAATATTCCTGTATTTGGAAGTGAAATCGAGCAGGTAAAAATCGGCTGTCTGGCAGCTATGGGACTGGATTATGTAGCCCTTGGAAATCAGACCGGAAAAATGGCTGCAAAGGTGCTGAAGGGTGAAGCTAAAGCCAGCGAAATGAATTATGAGACAATTACAGAAGCAGCCTTCTACGGCAATTCACAGGTAGCCGAGGACCTGGGAATTAGTCTTCCTGATGATTTAGTATCATCTGCAAAAGAAATGTTCAGCTCCATTGAAGCGGCTAATTAA
- a CDS encoding transglycosylase domain-containing protein: MNTEKDKIQEEGKEENSSLTAQKAPERDENNKAGKRKSTGQNPVARFFIILFKYLRIIFRPLFKLFRFFFQSLFIICVLALIASIAVGVTVIYPKYEEFSQQAVEIVAESDLDTFRLQESSYIYDNQGDVIAKLTKDEDSTYLPYEEIPEDAINAFIAIEDRTFWENSGFDLKGIIRVGLNYFRTEGEEVHGASTITQQLVRNRFLTREVSIERKAKEILIAMEMTKKYSKKQIMEFYVNDISFANTYYGLEAAAEGYFGKTAKELTLSQIAYLCAIPNSPTYYNPYRHPENALKRRNKILGDMHDLGYITDEDYEEALTEEIVIEKADYEFRNYETTYAIDCAVRYLMKDNGFEFQYGFTAYDEYNAYKDKYEQAYSQARDQLYTGGYQIYTSLDPEKQSFLQSTIDQVLTFDENVADNGIYALQGAATVIDNSSGKVVAIVGGRTQEADTYNLNRAFQSFRQPGSSIKPIIVYAPALENGYTSQSTVKNINVDDAKKKGADVSKLPGNTMTLRQAVEQSKNGVAWWLYNEITPQVGMSYLTKMRFDNIVPDDYYLASSLGGFTYGATTEEMAGAYAALANGGMYRDPTCIMTMLDRNGIDVYKNSGESQVYEKNTAAVMVDILKGVVKKGTAKGMGWSGNIEAAGKTGTTNNSKDGWFCGMTPYYTMSVWVGYDQPKTLSSLWGSTYPASIWKQAMSHFVEGLEAASFPEPGKEEGQKTISGGNSAYLPGRDDSELLADNYTVGNYRQDHSLADQAQALINQMAAADPDTKQSLYNQAKSLIDQIYGNTLSRQMNETLNAAMSGG, from the coding sequence ATGAATACAGAGAAGGACAAAATTCAGGAAGAAGGCAAAGAGGAGAACAGTTCTTTGACAGCTCAAAAAGCCCCGGAAAGGGATGAAAACAATAAGGCCGGAAAACGAAAATCAACAGGACAAAACCCAGTGGCCAGATTTTTTATTATCCTGTTTAAATATCTGCGGATTATTTTCAGGCCGCTGTTTAAGCTGTTCCGGTTTTTCTTTCAGTCATTATTCATTATATGTGTGTTGGCGCTGATTGCTTCTATAGCGGTAGGAGTGACGGTGATTTATCCTAAATATGAGGAATTTAGCCAGCAGGCAGTGGAGATTGTGGCAGAAAGTGATTTAGATACCTTCCGCCTTCAGGAGTCCAGCTATATTTATGACAATCAGGGAGATGTGATTGCCAAGCTGACAAAAGATGAGGATTCTACCTACTTGCCATATGAGGAAATCCCGGAGGATGCAATCAATGCTTTTATTGCTATTGAGGACAGAACGTTTTGGGAAAATTCAGGCTTTGATTTAAAGGGAATTATAAGAGTAGGTCTGAATTATTTCAGGACAGAGGGGGAAGAGGTTCACGGGGCCAGCACTATTACACAGCAGCTGGTGAGAAACAGATTTCTTACAAGAGAAGTATCTATAGAGAGAAAAGCGAAAGAAATCCTGATTGCCATGGAGATGACAAAAAAGTATTCTAAAAAGCAGATTATGGAATTCTATGTAAATGACATCAGCTTTGCAAATACTTATTATGGTTTGGAGGCCGCCGCTGAAGGATACTTTGGAAAAACGGCAAAAGAGCTGACGTTAAGCCAGATCGCATACCTTTGCGCCATTCCCAACTCGCCTACATACTACAATCCCTACAGACATCCGGAAAACGCGTTAAAGAGAAGAAATAAGATTCTGGGGGATATGCACGACCTGGGATATATTACAGATGAGGATTACGAGGAAGCCTTAACAGAAGAGATTGTCATTGAAAAGGCAGATTATGAGTTTAGAAATTATGAGACTACATATGCAATAGATTGTGCAGTCCGGTATTTAATGAAAGATAACGGATTTGAATTCCAGTACGGATTTACCGCCTATGATGAATATAATGCATACAAGGATAAATACGAGCAGGCCTACAGCCAGGCCAGAGATCAGCTTTACACAGGAGGATACCAGATTTATACATCCTTAGATCCGGAAAAGCAGTCTTTCCTTCAAAGCACTATTGATCAGGTTTTAACCTTTGATGAGAATGTGGCTGATAACGGCATTTATGCTCTTCAGGGGGCCGCTACAGTGATTGACAACAGCAGCGGCAAGGTGGTAGCCATTGTAGGAGGCAGAACTCAGGAGGCAGACACTTATAATCTTAACAGAGCCTTCCAAAGTTTCAGACAGCCGGGAAGCTCTATAAAGCCTATTATTGTATATGCTCCGGCTTTAGAAAACGGTTATACCTCCCAGTCTACTGTGAAAAATATTAACGTAGACGACGCAAAGAAAAAGGGAGCGGACGTTTCAAAGCTTCCAGGCAATACTATGACTTTGCGCCAGGCAGTAGAGCAAAGTAAAAATGGAGTTGCATGGTGGCTGTACAACGAAATTACGCCTCAGGTTGGTATGTCTTATTTAACAAAAATGAGATTTGACAATATTGTGCCTGACGATTATTATCTGGCTTCTTCCCTGGGAGGATTTACATACGGCGCCACTACAGAAGAAATGGCGGGAGCTTATGCGGCCCTTGCCAACGGCGGAATGTACAGAGATCCTACCTGTATTATGACTATGTTAGACAGAAACGGAATCGATGTTTACAAAAACAGCGGAGAATCTCAGGTATATGAGAAAAATACAGCGGCAGTGATGGTAGACATTCTGAAAGGCGTAGTGAAAAAAGGAACAGCCAAGGGAATGGGATGGAGCGGCAATATAGAGGCGGCAGGAAAAACGGGAACTACCAACAACAGTAAGGACGGATGGTTCTGCGGAATGACTCCATATTACACCATGTCTGTGTGGGTAGGATATGATCAGCCTAAAACCTTATCCTCACTTTGGGGCTCCACTTATCCGGCTTCCATATGGAAACAGGCTATGAGCCACTTTGTAGAAGGCCTGGAGGCAGCTTCCTTTCCTGAGCCTGGAAAGGAAGAAGGACAGAAAACAATTTCCGGGGGAAATAGCGCTTACCTTCCTGGAAGAGATGATTCTGAACTGCTGGCAGATAATTACACTGTAGGCAATTACCGCCAGGATCACAGCCTTGCCGATCAGGCCCAGGCCCTGATTAATCAAATGGCTGCTGCTGATCCAGACACAAAGCAGTCTTTGTATAACCAGGCAAAAAGCCTGATTGACCAGATTTACGGAAATACTTTATCCAGACAGATGAATGAAACCTTAAACGCAGCCATGTCCGGCGGCTGA
- the aroA gene encoding 3-phosphoshikimate 1-carboxyvinyltransferase: MKFQKSSPLRGEISIPGDKSISHRSVMFGAIAKGTTEITGFLQGADCLSTISCFQAMGVCISNDNGKITVMGRGLRGLKKPDSVLDCGNSGTTTRLISGILSAQSFHTVLTGDASIQKRPMKRIIEPLSLMGAKISSINGTGCAPLSIEGCHLKGIHYSSPVASAQVKSAILLAGLYAEGETKVTEPALSRNHTELMLSGFGADVKTENTTAIIKPAKELYGQKIQVPGDISSAAFFLAAGLLIPGSQILIKNVGINPTRDGILKVFIKMGGNIQLLDKRIVSGEPVADILVTASSLHGTEISGPVIPTLIDELPVAAMAACFADGVTVIKDAAELKVKESNRIEAMVENLKAMGADAEETEDGMIIKGGRPLHGAVIDSRLDHRIAMTFAVAGLMADGETEILGADCVNISYPEFYSDLNKLHS; the protein is encoded by the coding sequence ATGAAATTTCAAAAATCTTCCCCTCTTAGAGGGGAAATTTCTATTCCCGGAGATAAATCCATTTCTCACAGAAGCGTTATGTTCGGGGCTATTGCTAAAGGAACTACTGAAATTACCGGTTTTCTTCAGGGAGCTGACTGTCTGTCCACAATTTCCTGTTTTCAGGCTATGGGCGTGTGTATCAGCAATGATAATGGAAAAATTACAGTAATGGGCAGAGGGCTCCGGGGACTGAAAAAGCCGGATTCTGTTTTAGACTGCGGAAACAGCGGCACCACCACCAGACTAATATCCGGAATCCTTTCTGCCCAAAGCTTTCATACAGTGCTTACAGGAGATGCTTCTATACAAAAACGGCCTATGAAGCGGATTATAGAGCCGCTTTCTCTTATGGGAGCTAAAATTTCCAGCATAAACGGCACCGGCTGCGCCCCTCTTTCCATTGAGGGCTGCCATTTAAAAGGGATTCATTACTCCTCTCCTGTAGCTTCCGCTCAGGTAAAATCAGCGATTTTGCTGGCCGGCCTTTACGCTGAGGGTGAAACAAAAGTAACGGAGCCCGCCCTTTCCCGCAATCACACAGAGCTGATGCTTTCCGGCTTTGGGGCAGATGTAAAAACAGAAAATACTACAGCTATTATAAAGCCTGCCAAAGAGCTTTACGGGCAGAAAATACAGGTTCCCGGAGATATTTCCTCAGCCGCCTTTTTCCTGGCTGCCGGACTTCTCATCCCCGGCTCTCAGATTTTAATTAAAAATGTGGGAATCAATCCCACCAGAGACGGCATTTTAAAGGTTTTCATAAAAATGGGAGGCAATATTCAGCTTTTAGACAAAAGAATAGTTTCAGGGGAGCCTGTGGCTGATATTCTGGTAACTGCCAGTTCTTTACACGGCACAGAAATCAGCGGTCCTGTGATTCCCACTTTAATTGACGAGCTTCCTGTTGCCGCTATGGCCGCCTGCTTTGCCGACGGAGTTACTGTTATAAAAGATGCGGCGGAGCTGAAAGTAAAAGAATCTAACAGAATTGAAGCCATGGTTGAGAATTTAAAGGCTATGGGAGCTGATGCAGAGGAAACAGAGGACGGCATGATTATAAAAGGGGGCAGACCCCTTCACGGCGCTGTAATTGACAGCCGCTTAGACCACCGAATCGCCATGACCTTTGCAGTAGCCGGCTTAATGGCAGACGGGGAAACAGAGATTCTTGGAGCAGACTGCGTAAATATTTCCTACCCTGAGTTTTATTCAGACCTAAATAAGCTGCACAGCTAA
- a CDS encoding prephenate dehydrogenase, translating to MEAVVGFIGLGLIGGSIAKGLKRAHPEIKIMAYMRSSSRLEKAHEDGVVDIILDGIDRQLSQCDMIFLCTPVEFNAGYLKQLKPLLKPGAIITDVGSTKTSIHQAVANLQMERCFVGGHPMAGSEKTGYENSTDHLLENAYYMITPASEDNPMHIERVKAIAQALGAIPKVISYEEHDFAVAAISHLPHIIASSLVNLVQEKDSPDEIMKQIAAGGFKDITRIASASPEMWEQICMTNTDNIIKILEQYISSLSHVLSDLRQRDSQAVHRLFQNSRQYRDSISDRTKGAIEPEYSFSVDIVDEVGSISTLSVILAAKGISIKNIGINHSREHGEGALRITFYDEGSMEAAWNQLTRYKYDLMKM from the coding sequence ATGGAAGCTGTAGTAGGCTTTATCGGCCTCGGCTTAATCGGAGGCTCTATTGCAAAGGGGTTAAAAAGAGCTCACCCTGAAATTAAAATTATGGCTTATATGCGCTCTTCCTCCCGCCTGGAAAAAGCCCACGAGGATGGCGTGGTGGATATTATTTTAGACGGTATTGACCGCCAGCTGTCACAATGCGATATGATTTTCCTGTGTACCCCTGTAGAGTTTAACGCCGGCTATTTAAAACAGCTGAAGCCTCTTTTAAAGCCCGGGGCCATTATTACAGACGTAGGCAGCACAAAAACCAGTATTCATCAGGCTGTCGCCAATCTGCAAATGGAGCGCTGCTTTGTTGGCGGACATCCTATGGCCGGCTCTGAAAAAACAGGATATGAAAATTCTACAGATCACCTTTTAGAAAACGCGTACTATATGATTACCCCGGCCTCTGAAGACAATCCTATGCACATTGAGCGGGTAAAGGCAATCGCTCAGGCCTTAGGCGCTATTCCCAAGGTAATCAGCTATGAGGAACACGACTTTGCAGTGGCCGCCATCAGCCATCTGCCTCATATTATTGCTTCCTCCCTGGTAAATCTGGTACAGGAAAAGGACAGCCCAGATGAAATTATGAAGCAGATTGCCGCCGGAGGTTTTAAGGATATTACCAGAATCGCCTCCGCCTCTCCTGAAATGTGGGAGCAGATCTGTATGACCAATACAGATAATATTATAAAGATTCTGGAGCAGTATATCTCCTCCTTATCACATGTGCTTTCTGATTTGAGGCAAAGAGACAGCCAGGCAGTTCACCGCCTGTTTCAGAATTCCAGGCAGTACAGAGATTCTATTTCTGACAGGACAAAGGGAGCCATTGAGCCAGAATACTCATTCTCCGTAGATATTGTAGACGAGGTAGGATCTATTTCCACACTGTCTGTTATTTTGGCCGCCAAAGGCATCAGTATAAAAAATATTGGCATCAATCACAGCAGAGAACATGGGGAGGGCGCTTTGCGCATTACCTTTTATGACGAAGGCTCCATGGAGGCTGCCTGGAATCAGCTTACCAGGTATAAATATGATTTAATGAAAATGTAA
- the aroF gene encoding 3-deoxy-7-phosphoheptulonate synthase: MIIIMKPSASQKDVQNITRLIESKGLTAHLSEGTQVTIVGVVGDKSRLAGINLEISQGVDKVVPVTESYKLVNRKFHPENSSVSVGSAVIGPDTLTIMAGPCAIESQQQLIDTAFAVKKAGATILRGGAYKPRTSPYSFQGLEEEGLKYMMEARQATGLSVVCEVTSLKAIEKAVKYVDMLQIGARNMQNFDLLKEAGKSGLPVLLKRGLAATIDEWLNAAEYIISEGNENIVLCERGIRTYETATRNTLDLSAVPVIRKKSHLPIIVDPSHATGVRDYVEPLAKASIAAGADGLMIEVHPCPECALSDGPQSLTFDGFEALADQLRPYAQLEGRKF, from the coding sequence ATGATTATTATTATGAAGCCCAGCGCTTCCCAAAAGGATGTTCAGAATATTACACGTTTAATTGAATCTAAAGGTTTAACTGCCCACCTTTCAGAGGGAACTCAGGTTACGATTGTAGGCGTGGTAGGCGACAAAAGCCGCTTAGCAGGCATCAACCTGGAAATCTCCCAGGGCGTTGACAAGGTTGTGCCTGTAACTGAGTCCTACAAGCTGGTTAACAGGAAATTCCACCCTGAAAATTCCTCTGTTTCTGTAGGTTCTGCAGTGATAGGTCCTGACACCTTAACGATTATGGCAGGTCCATGTGCCATTGAAAGCCAGCAGCAGTTAATTGATACTGCTTTTGCCGTGAAAAAAGCAGGGGCCACCATTTTAAGAGGAGGGGCATATAAGCCGCGCACTTCCCCTTACTCCTTCCAGGGCCTAGAGGAAGAAGGGTTAAAATACATGATGGAGGCCAGACAGGCTACAGGTCTTTCTGTTGTGTGTGAAGTAACCAGTTTAAAGGCCATTGAGAAGGCTGTAAAATATGTGGATATGCTGCAGATAGGCGCCAGAAACATGCAGAATTTCGATCTTTTAAAGGAAGCCGGAAAATCAGGTCTTCCCGTGCTTTTAAAGCGAGGTCTGGCCGCTACTATTGATGAGTGGTTAAACGCCGCCGAGTATATTATTTCAGAGGGAAATGAAAATATTGTGCTGTGCGAGAGAGGTATCCGTACATATGAAACAGCTACAAGAAATACTTTAGACCTTAGCGCTGTGCCTGTGATCCGCAAAAAAAGCCATCTGCCTATTATTGTTGACCCAAGCCACGCCACAGGAGTCAGGGACTATGTGGAGCCTTTGGCAAAGGCTTCTATTGCAGCAGGCGCAGACGGATTAATGATCGAGGTTCATCCCTGCCCTGAGTGTGCCCTGTCCGACGGACCTCAGTCTCTTACTTTTGACGGCTTTGAGGCTCTCGCAGACCAGTTAAGGCCTTATGCTCAATTAGAAGGAAGGAAGTTTTAA